The nucleotide sequence CGATCGCGAAGGACGGCAGGAGTGTCATGCTCTCCGACGTTGCTCTGCGCTCTCTCTACGGTGTGGACCAGTTCCAGATCGGGGCAACCGCATCGTTCGTCGCCGACGTGTCCCCGCCGCCGTTCCTGGCATCGTTCGCGGAGGTTGCCATCGATGTCGAGACCGGCAAGCTGAGGATCGTGAACTACGTCGCTGCAGCCGACTGCGGCACACCGATCAACCCGCGCCTGGCCGAAGGACAGGTCGAAGGGGCGCTCGCGAACGGAATCGGGTATGCGCTGATGGAAGAGATGCGCTTCGACAGGTACGGCCGCATGCGCAACCCGGACCTCGGCCGCTACAAGATCCCCGCAACGACGGACATGCCCCCGATGGAGGTCATCCTGGTCGAAACGTACGAGGACACCGGACCGATGGGGGCCAAATCCATCGCGGAGATCGGTATCAACGCTCCGATTCCCACCCTCGCCAACGCCATCTACGACGCCGTGGGTGTCCGAATGACGCATCCGCCGTTCACCTCGGAGAAGATCTGGCACGCCCTGTCGAACTCGTGACACCCGGCGGAAACTGCCCAGTCCCGCCGCAACGCCTTGTCACGCTCGCAGCGAGCGAACGAGCCCGACTTTCAGGTTCCACATCGCTTCGGTGAGCGACACGTGGTAGACGTGCGGGTTGATGAGGCGCCGCACCCCGGGGTCGAGACGATCGAGGTCGGCGATCCGGCGTCTCCGCAGCTCCTCCATGGACGCCGGCTCCGACACCCGTCTGCCCTCCCGAACCGCGGGGATCGGCAGCACCTCGACTTCGGAGATCACACCGGCCTCCAGGCGTCGAACCGCGGTCGGGATGACCGGATGATGCAGCGTGAACGGCTCATCCGTCGAAAGGCGCTCATCCACGGTACCGAGCACGTCGGCCGTCGCCGTACCTCGCCGGTCGTAGAGCCGCCAGACCTGCTTCCGGCCGGGATTGGGGATCTTGGCCTGTGACTCCGACACTTTGATCGCCGGCATCCACTTCCCCTGCTCTTCGATCGCCACGAGCTTGTATACGCCATCGAGGGACGCATCGCCCTGTGAGGTGATGAGGCGGGTTCCGACCCCGTAGCTGAGGCGGTTGATGAGCCGGTCGGCGTCTACACCGTACCGAGGTGCCTCTCCCTCGATCTGGGACACGATCTGCCAAATGGCGAGCTCATCCAGGTTCGAGGAGAGCACGATGGACGCATCCGGAAACCCGGCAGCGTTCAGCATGGCCGCCGCCTGGATCGCAAGGTAGGCGAGATCACCCGAGTCGAGGCGAATCCCGAGCGGTTCATGGCCCTTTCGGCGCAGTTCCTCGAACACGGCGATGGCGTTGGGAATGCCGCTCTCGATCGTGTCGATCGTGTCGACGAGGAGAAGGCAGTCGTCGGGAAAGACCTCCGCGTAGGCTCGGAAGGCATCGATCTCGCCTCCTCCTTTTGCCAAGAACAGTTGGATCAGCGAATGCGCGTGCGTCCCCTTCGCCGGAACACCGAGCACCGCCGACGCGCCGACGTTCGAACTGAAATCGGCGCCACCGATCAGCGCGGCGCGTGTCCCTGCATCGGTGCCTCGTTCCGGTCCCCTGCGCATCCCGAATTCGAGTACCGGCCTTCCCCGGCCTGCCTCGTGTACTCGCGAAGCCTTGGTGGCGATAAGCGTCGGATAGTTCAGACGGTTGAGGAGAGACGTTTCCAGCACCTGCGCCATGGCGAGAGGTCCGACGATCATCGTGATCGGCACGTTGCGATGGACGATGCGTCCTTCCGGGATCGCGGTGACGCTGAGCCCCGAGAAGTCCCCGTTTGTCCGCAGCCAGCGCAGAAAGTCGTCGGCGAACAAGCGCTTCCCGGCAGCACCGGTCAGTGTTCTCAGGTAATCGACATCGGCGTCCCGCACATGGGTTTCCTGCATCCAGTCGAGCAGCCATTCGAGTCCCGCGTTGACTGCGTACCCTGCCTGATGTTTTCCGTAGTCCGGGTACGAGCGAAAGTAGTGATCGAACTCTGCGGCCTGTTCATGCACACCGAGGCGGTAGTACACCTGCGCCATGGTGAGTTGATACAGGTCGGTGAACAGGAACCCTTCTGCGATCGCCCGCTGGTCGGCATTCATCACCATGATCGTACTGCCAGAATCCCGCCCATATGCGATGGCGTGGGGTCAGGCCCGGGCTCGACAGGATCATCGGCTTCATGACCAGAGTGCGTGAACCGGCCGACGTCTGTCGGAAGGGGCTCAGGCTCCCAGATCGGGTCCTCTTTCGACAACACACGCTCAGGGCCCGTCGTAGCATGCGCAGGGACAAGTCGCGACTTCCGGAGGTACGACATGGGTTTGGTCAATGACTTCACACTCGATCTCTCCGAGCTTGGATTCGTGCACGAAGGGCTCGCTCGCCCCGAGAACGTGCTCGCCGAACGGGACGGCACACTCTGGACACCCGACAATCGTGGTGCACTCACTCGCATCGATCCCGACGGGACGATGACCACCGTCGGTTCGATCGGCCCCGAATGCAACGGTTTCGCTCTCAAAGCCGATGGGACGACCTTCACGATCGCGAACATCGGCGACGGCACCGTCTACACGATGGACCGTGATGGGAACCATTCGGTCCTCCTCGACGAGATCGACGGCCATCCTCTCGGGTCGGCGAACGACGTGTTCATCGACAGCAAGGATCGCATGTGGATCTCCATCTCCACACGCGCCAACCCCTGGTTCATCGCTGCTGCAGCACCGCGACCCGACGGCTACGTCATCCTGTGGGATGAGAAGGGACCGCGTGTCGTCGCCGAGGGCATCTACTTCACCAACGAGATCAAGATGGATGCCGACGAGCGGTACCTGTACGCCGCCGAGACGATGAAGGCGCGGATCCTACGCTTCCTCGTACACGACGACGGCAGCCTGGGTGATGCGGAGGTGTACGGGCCCGACGGCCTGGACCGGGGCGCCTACGTCGACGGGTTCGCGTTCGACGCCGAGGGCAACCTCTGGGTAACACCGATCACCCGCAACGGCCTGGGGATCATCACACCCGACGGGGACTACCACGCCGTCTTCGAGGATGTCAACGAACCGGCTTTGGAGAGCGCAATCGCGAAGATCGAGTCGAACACGCTCACTCCGGAAGATCTCTTCGCGTGTGTGGGACCGACGCTCCAGTTTCCCACCAGTGTGACGTTCGCCGGACCGGATCTGCGCACGGTATATCTTGGCTCGCTCGCCATGCCCCACCTGGTGACGTTCGAATCGCCGGTGCCCGGGCTTCCACTGTGCCACTGGCACTGACGCCGAGAGTCGGAGACGAGTGGGAGCAGGCATGATCACGACCGAACGCGACATCGAGGCGATCGAAGCGGTTCCGATCGAGGAACGAAACCTGGCCGGCAGCACGTACGAGATGCTCGCACGGGGTGCTGCAATCGATCCGGATGCGACGGCTCTGCAGTTCTTCTTGCAGGGATCAATGTATGAGCACTCGGTTACCTGGACCTACCGGGAGTTCCTCGACACGATCACCCGGACCGCGAACCTGTTCCATGAGCTCGGTGTCCGCTCCGATGATGTCGTCTCGATGATCCTCCCGAACCTTCCCGAGGGGTTCTTCACGATCCTCGGCGCCGAGGCGGCGGGGATCGTCAATCCGATCAACCCACTGCTCGAACCGGCGGCGATGGCCGACATCATGAACGCCGCAGCCACCAAAGTTCTTGTGACGCCGGCACCGTTCCCCAACGTGCCGATCTGGGATCGGGTGGCGACGATCATCGACGCGGTGCCAACTCTCGAGTCGATCGTGCAGGTCGATCTCGCTTCCTACCTGCCGCCAGAGCAGCGCCAGGCGATCAGCCGGATGCGTTCGGAAGCCCCCGGAATCTCCCTACCGGTGATCGACTACGCCGAGGCGCTGCGTGCCCAGCCGGCGGATCGACTCGTCGGTGGCCGTGTCATCTACCCGGACGACATCGCCTCCATGTTTCACACCGGTGGAACGACCGGTACACCGAAGTTGGCTTTACACACCCACGCCAACGAAGTGGCGGACACATGGCAATCGGCCGAGATCCTCGACATCGTCCCCGACACGGTGATGCTGTGCGGACTCCCCCTTTATCACGTCAACGGCGTGACTGTCACCGGCCTGATCCCGTGGAGCAAGGGTGCGTCCACGGTGCTCGCCGCCGCGGAGGGCTACCGGGACGCAGATCTGCTCCCGAACTTCTGGAAGGTCGTCGAGCACTATCGCGTCAACTTCTTCAGCGGCGTTCCGACCGTCTACGCGGGTCTGCTCCGTGTGCCCGTGGCGGACCATGACATCAGCTCGCTTCAGTTCGCGATCTGTGGAGCGGCCCCGATGCCCGTCGAGGTGTTCCGCACGTTCGAAGAACGCACGGGACTCCGGATCCTGGAGGGGTACGGGCTGACCGAAGGAACCTGTGTCAGTTCGGTCAACCCTGCCGGCGGGGAACGAAGGATCGGCTCGATCGGTTTCCGGATCCCCTACCAGGAGATGAAGATCGTCGTTCTCGACGACGAGGACCGCTACGTGCGCTGCTGCCTCACCGGCGAGGTCGGCGTGGTCATTATTCGCGGGCCGAACGTGATGCCCGGTTACAAGAACGACGAGCACAATCGGACGGCCTGGGTCGATACCGGCGACGGTGGCGGCCCATGGTTCAACACCGGCGACCTCGGGCGACAAGACGCCGACGGATACTTCTGGCTTGCA is from bacterium BMS3Abin02 and encodes:
- the vgb_1 gene encoding virginiamycin B lyase; this encodes MGLVNDFTLDLSELGFVHEGLARPENVLAERDGTLWTPDNRGALTRIDPDGTMTTVGSIGPECNGFALKADGTTFTIANIGDGTVYTMDRDGNHSVLLDEIDGHPLGSANDVFIDSKDRMWISISTRANPWFIAAAAPRPDGYVILWDEKGPRVVAEGIYFTNEIKMDADERYLYAAETMKARILRFLVHDDGSLGDAEVYGPDGLDRGAYVDGFAFDAEGNLWVTPITRNGLGIITPDGDYHAVFEDVNEPALESAIAKIESNTLTPEDLFACVGPTLQFPTSVTFAGPDLRTVYLGSLAMPHLVTFESPVPGLPLCHWH
- the lcfB_1 gene encoding long-chain-fatty-acid--CoA ligase, coding for MITTERDIEAIEAVPIEERNLAGSTYEMLARGAAIDPDATALQFFLQGSMYEHSVTWTYREFLDTITRTANLFHELGVRSDDVVSMILPNLPEGFFTILGAEAAGIVNPINPLLEPAAMADIMNAAATKVLVTPAPFPNVPIWDRVATIIDAVPTLESIVQVDLASYLPPEQRQAISRMRSEAPGISLPVIDYAEALRAQPADRLVGGRVIYPDDIASMFHTGGTTGTPKLALHTHANEVADTWQSAEILDIVPDTVMLCGLPLYHVNGVTVTGLIPWSKGASTVLAAAEGYRDADLLPNFWKVVEHYRVNFFSGVPTVYAGLLRVPVADHDISSLQFAICGAAPMPVEVFRTFEERTGLRILEGYGLTEGTCVSSVNPAGGERRIGSIGFRIPYQEMKIVVLDDEDRYVRCCLTGEVGVVIIRGPNVMPGYKNDEHNRTAWVDTGDGGGPWFNTGDLGRQDADGYFWLAGRKKELIIRGGHNIDPKLIEGPLHRHPAVALAAAVGRPDRRVGEIPVAYVQLKPGAQATSDELLKFAREHVGERAAVPKEIRIVDCIPLTAVGKIFKPELAQREIADEFRNVVAGIDGVRSVEVIARSDARYGVVAEISVTCVTGSDPDEVRNTIAAALGHYTIRYRIKVSSTHEDRR
- the pncB2 gene encoding nicotinate phosphoribosyltransferase pncB2, whose protein sequence is MVMNADQRAIAEGFLFTDLYQLTMAQVYYRLGVHEQAAEFDHYFRSYPDYGKHQAGYAVNAGLEWLLDWMQETHVRDADVDYLRTLTGAAGKRLFADDFLRWLRTNGDFSGLSVTAIPEGRIVHRNVPITMIVGPLAMAQVLETSLLNRLNYPTLIATKASRVHEAGRGRPVLEFGMRRGPERGTDAGTRAALIGGADFSSNVGASAVLGVPAKGTHAHSLIQLFLAKGGGEIDAFRAYAEVFPDDCLLLVDTIDTIESGIPNAIAVFEELRRKGHEPLGIRLDSGDLAYLAIQAAAMLNAAGFPDASIVLSSNLDELAIWQIVSQIEGEAPRYGVDADRLINRLSYGVGTRLITSQGDASLDGVYKLVAIEEQGKWMPAIKVSESQAKIPNPGRKQVWRLYDRRGTATADVLGTVDERLSTDEPFTLHHPVIPTAVRRLEAGVISEVEVLPIPAVREGRRVSEPASMEELRRRRIADLDRLDPGVRRLINPHVYHVSLTEAMWNLKVGLVRSLRA